The following nucleotide sequence is from Lysobacter panacisoli.
TCTTTCTGGCCGGCTTGCGGTGCATGGAGCACGGCGGTCGTCGCACCAAGCTCGACACGCGATGTGTGGGTGCTCGGTGATCGAGTGCTGGCGCTCGGAACGCGTGGCACGCTGCCCGGTGAACCGAGCTCCGAGCTCGGCGCGCGTGGCTCCATTGCCCGGACATCCGGGCTCCGAGCCCGGCGCGTGGTGCTTCGTGCTCGGCGATCCGGGCTGACGAACCCGGCGCACGGGGCATTTTGCCCGGCGATCCGAGCTGCGGGCTCGGCGTTCGGAGTTCCCCTGCCCGGCGTTTCGAGCCCTGATATCGGAGAGCGGGGCTCAGCGCTCGGCCATCGGGGCTCGGAGCTCGGCGCGCGGGGTTCAAACGCTGGCGCTCCGGACAACGAGCCCGGAACGCCGTGCCGGGCCCTGTGGTATCCGGCGAGACAGGCCGCTTGCGCTGCGACGGGTTACGGCGGCGAAGCGGCTTTGGCGGGAGTGACCTGTCAGGCCCCGTACTTGAGCAAGGACAAGACCACCACTACGAAGTAACCCAGGACAAGCCGATTCATCCACTTGATCTCGATGGGGCCAGGCTTTGACATCAAAGCTGAAAGCATGCCGGCAGCAAGGAGTACTAACGACACAATGGTGTGAATGCGGCTGTACTGGAACGTGGCTGGACTGACCTTCGTCAACTTGCCGTGCCACGAAAGGTAGTGCTGTCCGTCAGCAATGTGTCCATTCAATGCATCGCCGCCCAGGAAGATCATGCCAAGGATAAGCGCGAAGAAGTTGGCAACGGCCAGATAGCGAACAACGACTGCAACACGTTTCATCTACACCCCCGTTGGTCCACCCGCATGTCCACTATCGGCCAGAAGTGGAGGTTGGGGATCGCAGGCCCCACCAGAACCAGAGGGCGAGCCCACCCTTGCGATCACCGATCGAATAATCTCCGCGGCCGGCTTGAATTCCAGTGATACCTGTCCGGAGCGGACCGAGCCAAGTCGAGTCGACGGTCAATGCCCCTGGATGTAGATCCGAGGGAAAGACCCAACCGTCGGGTTCCGGCGAGAGTGTGATGCGCCACTTTTCAGGAGCCACCCAGGCAGCCAAGCCCCGCATGTTGTTGGGGACTTGCAGTTGCCCTGACGTCGGCGGTGTCAATGCGATCGCTCGCGTGCCCGATCCTTCGAAGGACAAGGCATCGAGCAGCTCCAGCAGCGATCGACAACCAGCCTCGTCCGCGTTGAGGTGCCAGCCTGGGTAGTTGCACTCATTTTCGGTGTACCGCCACAAGGAGATTCGGCCAGACTGCTTCCATGAATTCACTCGCTGGACCTGTTGGAACGACACTCGGATTTCCTTCCTGTGTTGAGCGGATAGGGCCACGGGATGCAGTTGGGGAGAGCGGCGGCGCAGCTAAATCCCGCGTGCACTTCGCTTACCGTGGCTGCGCTGGCCGTCCGCTACCCTTCCGGCCGATTGGGCGGCCATGCAGCGAAGAAGAGTAAGAGCAGCCCAAGGAGAAAGGGGACAGATGCTGCGGCATCGTGACCGAAGCTCTCGCAGATCTTGCCGATCGTTGCGCCGATGAGCTTCCTCCCCTCGGGACATGTATCTGACCGGAGGATGTCATCAACAGCAACCGTTGTCCGTCCAGCGCTGGCGCGTACGACGGAAATGAGACACGCGCGTCTGCAGGAATCGATTCGCGCCACTGCGTCAGGCGGATCAGGTCGAGGTAGCGACCCAGCAACCAGCCTTCCGAAGCGAGCCATTGGTCGACCGATTCGGGATGGTGTTCCAGTTCATCCAAGCAGGCCTGATCCGGCTCGCGACATGCTTCGATCAGCGTGCTCGTCGACGGCGCTCGATGTGCCGCGAAATCGTGGTCCTGTCCGGGGAAATCGGCGTCATCCGCTGCAGGGCCCGGGAAGGCGTCGAGGAACGCCATCCGCTTGCGTCCCCATGCGAGCGGATCCTGGTCCTCGGGAACGGCCAGACCCAGCAGGAAGACATAGGCGTTATCGGCGTCGCCCACGACCGGGCGATCATCGATGATGCGTTGCATCTGTAGCGCCTGAGCCGATGGCGCCTCGTCGCGCCAGTTGATGGCGACCAGCACGACGTATAGGACCACCGCCAACAGCACGACCGCCGCCAACGTCCATGCAATGGCTCGCGCCACACGTCTGATAAGCATGTGCATCCCCTGATTCGTCGCTCGCCTCAAGCGCCGCGCTCATCCATTGCTGACGAACCCGACAGCAAGCGTAGCCGGATAAGGCCACTGGCCGCACCCGGGTGGATCGCTCGCGACACCTGAGACCCCGGGTGCGCTTAGCTTACCCGGGCTACGCTTGCGGCAGCCTCAGCGTTACGGACGAGGCACACCCCAGATCCCGGCATACAGCTGGCGAATCGCAGTCGCGATATGGGGCCATGCCCAACGTCTGGCGTCAGCATCGATGCCGAAGAGGATGTTCTCGGCGAACGCAACATCGATGATGTGTTGGACTGCGGCGGAACCTTCGCGATACTCCACCGCGAAGAACCCGGTCAACTCGATCACGTTCGCGCTGCGGCGATCCCGCACAGCGTCGGTGACACGGCCTGCAAATGCTTCAATCCAGAGGTAGCCCGACTGGGGGAGGTCGGCCGATCCTCGCTCCTCCAACCACAGGTCCGTTCGCGACGCTTCTTCCGGAAAGCGACGACGGACTCGGCTTGCCAGTTCCATTGCTGCCTGGTCGTAGTTCATCGGATGGAGAATATCCGGGATGGACCTGCTGCAAGGATCGAGCATTCGACGCAGCTCGGTACGGCTGGAAGCCTAGTCAAGGTCCTCGATGCCCGTCGGCAGGGTTACCCACGGGTGCTTTCGGATGCCGTAAACCGACACGCGTGGCGGCGGGAAATCCGGATCCGCAAACGCACCTACGGGAATGACCACGACATCGGGAATGGCCTCCGGCACATAGAAGACGGTGCAGCCGCATTCCGGACAGAAGTGGAACCGGGCCGACGTGCCCTCGTCACCGACGCGCACGTATTCCTTGCTTTCGCCCTCCACGACGACGGCATCGGCCGGGAATCTGGCCTGCGCGGCGAACACACTGCCGGTACGTCTCTGGCACGCCAGGCAATGACAGATCGAAACGCGCGTCGGCTCGCCGCGCGTGGTGGCGGTGAGCTTTCCGCAGCTGCATGAGGCTCTACGTTGGGTCATGACGTGCCACCCGTCGGCACCAGATCGATATCCAAGTCAGCGTCAATATCAGTTAGCGCAGCTATCAGGGCACGATCCAAATAGACCCCTGCAGGCGCCCCACCTTCCGAAAGATAGCGCGCTATGACAGCCGTAATGGATATCGCGCCAGCCAGCCCGCTGTCGCGTAACCCCTTGGCGAAAAGCCTCACATCGTCGACTCGTCCTTCAGGGCTTGCATTCTTCGGCGTGAGAACGGCTGGCACGAATCACCCTATCGGCCAGGAGCGGACGCTCACATGGCTGACGTGCTCACTGTTTCCGCCCGAACCGCCGACCGTACCGGAAGGGCCTTGCCGCTCGCCTGTCGTTCAATCAGGACTATGGAACCGATTGAAACGATTGACTGTATCTACTCGGTAAGAGGGCATAACGTTCCACTGGCCTAGCCATGGAGCGATACCGATGAGCGACGAAGCGAAGTGCCCTGTCATGAGCCACCGCAAGACGCGCAACAACTCGCACTGGTGGCCTGATCAACTGAACCTGGACGTCCTGCACCAGCATTCGTCGCTGTCCGACCCGATGGTCGAGGACTACGACTACAAGAGCGAGTTCAAGACGCTCGACCTCGACGCCGTCATCAAGGATCTGCACGGCGTGATGACCGATTCGCAGGACTGGTGGCCCGCCGACTTCGGCCATTACGGCCCGTTCTTCATCCGCATGGCGTGGCACGCGGCGGGCACCTACCGCATCTTCGACGGACGCGGCGGCGCGCGTTCGGGCGAACAGCGCTTCGCACCGCTCAACAGCTGGCCGGACAACGGCAATCTCGACAAGGCACGCCGCCTGCTGTGGCCGGTGAAACAGAAGTACGGACGCAAGTTGTCGTGGGCCGATCTCATGATCCTGGCCGGCAACGTCGCCCTGGAATCGATGGGATTCAAGACCTTCGGCTTCGGCGGCGGCCGCGAGGACGTGTGGGAGCCGCAACCGATCGACTGGGGCCCGGAATCGACGTGGCTGGGCGACGAGCGCTACAGCGGCGAGCGCGAGCTGGCCAATCCGTTCGGCGCGGTGCAGATGGGCCTGATCTACGTGAATCCCGAAGGCCCGAACGGCAATCCAGATCCGCTGGCGTCCGGCCGCGACATCCGCGAAACCTTCGCGCGCATGGCCATGAACGACTACGAGACCGTCGCGCTGACCGCGGGCGGGCATACGTTCGGCAAATGCCACGGCGCGGGGCCGGCGTCGCATGTCGGCGTCGAGCCGGAGGGCGCGAACATCGAGGAGCTCGGACTGGGCTGGAAGAATGCGTTCGAAAGCGGCATGGGCTCGCACGCGATCACCAGCGGCCTGGAAGGCGCGTGGACGCCCACGCCAACGAAGTGGGACATGAGTTACTTCGAAACCCTCTTCGGTTTCGAGTGGGAACTGACCAAGAGTCCGGCCGGCGCGAACCAGTGGAAGCCAAAGGGCGACGCCGGCAAGAACGTCCCCGACGCGCATATCCCCGGCAAGTTGAACCAGCCGATGATGACGACCGCCGACATGGCGATGCGCATGGATCCGGTGTACGAGAAGATCTCGCGCCACTTCCTGGCCAACCCGGAGGAATTCGCCGACGCGTTCGCGCGCGCGTGGTTCAAGCTCACCCACCGCGACATGGGCCCGAAGGTGCGTTACCTCGGCAAGCTCGTGCCGAAGGAAGACCTGATCTGGCAGGACCCGGTGCCTGCGGCCGAACACGGGCTGGTGGACAAGGACGACATCGCGGCGCTGAAGAAGCAGGTGCTCGATTCGGGCCTGTCGATCCCGCAACTGGTGAAGGCCGCCTGGGCCTCGGCCTCGACGTTCCGTGGCAGCGACCTGCGCGGCGGTGCGAACGGCGGCCGCATCCGCCTGGAACCGCAGAAGAACTTCGAAGCCAACGAACCTGCCGAACTCGACAAGGTGCTGGCCAAGCTCGAGGCAATCCGCGGCGACTTCAATGGCAAGCAGAACGGTGGCAAACAGATCTCGCTCGCCGACCTGGTCGTGCTGGCCGGCAGCGCGGCCGTGGAAGCGGCTGCGCAGAAGGGCGGGCACAAGGTCACCGTGCCATTCACACCGGGTCGCACCGATGCCACGCCGGAGCAGACCGACACCGATTCGTTCCTGGTGCTGGAACCGGCGCTGGACGGCTTCCGCAACTACGTGCGCGAGGGCGCGGAGAAGCTCGCGGCGGTGGCGTTGATCGACCGTGCAAGCCTGCTGACGCTGACGGCGCCGGAAATGACCGTGCTCGTCGGCGGCCTGCGTTCGCTTGGCGCCAACACCGGCAACACGAAGCACGGCGTCTTCACCGATCGCCCGGGCACCCTGTCGACGGACTTCTTCCGCAACCTGCTCGACATGCGCATCGCGTGGAAGCCGTCGGAAAGCGAAGCGGGCGTGTTCGAAGGCCGCGACCGCAAGACCGACCAGGTGCGCTGGACCGCGACGATGGCCGATCTCATCTTCGGCTCAAACTCCCAGCTGCGTGCGCTGGCCGAAGTGCACGCCGCCAACGATGGCGAGGCCAACTTCGTGCAGGACTTCATCAACGCGTGGACCAAGGTGATGGAGCTGGACCGCTTCGACCTGCGGTACAGGCAGCAGGCGATCTGACAACCGCCAGGAGCGGACAACATAAGTTGGCCATAACGGTCAACTTATGGTTTCAGAGCACTTCTTGCGGGATCCGCGAAAGTTTGTCGCCGCTGCCTACCAAACATTGACGTTGATCGAGTGCAGACGCATTTGTAGCTCTGCGAGGGCGCGCGACTCGACGCCCATCGACCAGATGTATGAAGCCGTGGTGCCGCGCGTGGCTTCGTGGCGATGAGTAGAGGCTCCGTCGCTGCGGACAGTTCCCTATTCGATGACTCGCGCGTAAGGCAGTCGCAACTTCACCTCTGCCTCGCAGCCAAGCGCAGCAGCAATACGCACGAGCGAAGTCAATGTATCGCGCTGTACCGCCTGACAACGTTCACGGTTGCTGGCGTCGCTTCCCGCACGGCCGGGGCAAAGGCCGCTTCATCCTTCACACAACTCCGGGTGCTCCGAGCGCTAGAGCGGCGACAGCACCGAATTTGGCCTCCGGCTTCTTATCGAGAAGCTCATGTCTCGCTGACCGTCCGGTGGACAACCGGCCGTGCTGAGCTGAACACGGCCAGCGCGCTGCGAACGCCATGGCATAACAAGCTCACGCTTGGATCACCCGGATTAGCGCAGCTTGGACTGGCACTACGACGCAATGTCGTAACAGCCGCACAGCCGCGCCGTACCACCTGCCTCTCGCACAGAGCCTGATGCCCCTGTCGCACGGAGGCAACCCCGCAAAGCAGCGCGGCCGGTGCTTGCCTCCGTCGCTCTCAACAGCGTCCGGGATCCATTGGAAGGTTCGCCACGACAGCGCCCCCAGCCTCAAGCAGAGCAGCAGCTCAACCGAGAACACCATGAACGCCTCCAGCAGCCCCCTACTCACGGACACTCTCAAATCGATCCCTGGATTCTTTGGTATCCGACTCGATACCCAGCCTGCGTACCACATGGAGGGTCTCATTGGTAAGGTTGAGATCAGACGATACGCGCCGTCGTTACTTGCCCAGGTCTCCGCCGACGGGAGCCACGATGCTGCAGTTGCTTTAGCGCGTGAGAAGCTGACTGATTACGTCTATGGCGACAACGAGAGCCGCGAGAAGATGGAGATGACATCGCCGAACTTTCAGGTAGAGGGCGACTCAAAGATGTTCCCAGTCTTACTGAGCAGGCATAAGGAATCGAGCAGGCGTAAGGAGTCGGACAGCTGGAGGGTCGCATTCTTCCTCTCGAACAGTCTGGTTGCTGCCGAGGCACCGCTTCCCGATGATCCAGCGATCCGGATTCGCCGGACTCCAGAAAACCTTGTTGCGACGCTCCGGTATCG
It contains:
- a CDS encoding DUF7674 family protein: MNYDQAAMELASRVRRRFPEEASRTDLWLEERGSADLPQSGYLWIEAFAGRVTDAVRDRRSANVIELTGFFAVEYREGSAAVQHIIDVAFAENILFGIDADARRWAWPHIATAIRQLYAGIWGVPRP
- a CDS encoding GFA family protein, which translates into the protein MTQRRASCSCGKLTATTRGEPTRVSICHCLACQRRTGSVFAAQARFPADAVVVEGESKEYVRVGDEGTSARFHFCPECGCTVFYVPEAIPDVVVIPVGAFADPDFPPPRVSVYGIRKHPWVTLPTGIEDLD
- the katG gene encoding catalase/peroxidase HPI, with product MSDEAKCPVMSHRKTRNNSHWWPDQLNLDVLHQHSSLSDPMVEDYDYKSEFKTLDLDAVIKDLHGVMTDSQDWWPADFGHYGPFFIRMAWHAAGTYRIFDGRGGARSGEQRFAPLNSWPDNGNLDKARRLLWPVKQKYGRKLSWADLMILAGNVALESMGFKTFGFGGGREDVWEPQPIDWGPESTWLGDERYSGERELANPFGAVQMGLIYVNPEGPNGNPDPLASGRDIRETFARMAMNDYETVALTAGGHTFGKCHGAGPASHVGVEPEGANIEELGLGWKNAFESGMGSHAITSGLEGAWTPTPTKWDMSYFETLFGFEWELTKSPAGANQWKPKGDAGKNVPDAHIPGKLNQPMMTTADMAMRMDPVYEKISRHFLANPEEFADAFARAWFKLTHRDMGPKVRYLGKLVPKEDLIWQDPVPAAEHGLVDKDDIAALKKQVLDSGLSIPQLVKAAWASASTFRGSDLRGGANGGRIRLEPQKNFEANEPAELDKVLAKLEAIRGDFNGKQNGGKQISLADLVVLAGSAAVEAAAQKGGHKVTVPFTPGRTDATPEQTDTDSFLVLEPALDGFRNYVREGAEKLAAVALIDRASLLTLTAPEMTVLVGGLRSLGANTGNTKHGVFTDRPGTLSTDFFRNLLDMRIAWKPSESEAGVFEGRDRKTDQVRWTATMADLIFGSNSQLRALAEVHAANDGEANFVQDFINAWTKVMELDRFDLRYRQQAI
- a CDS encoding SOUL family heme-binding protein — translated: MNASSSPLLTDTLKSIPGFFGIRLDTQPAYHMEGLIGKVEIRRYAPSLLAQVSADGSHDAAVALAREKLTDYVYGDNESREKMEMTSPNFQVEGDSKMFPVLLSRHKESSRRKESDSWRVAFFLSNSLVAAEAPLPDDPAIRIRRTPENLVATLRYRGSNTEERRALAKRELLQALSGSKWTADDHVYWASYDRAFAIPYLTRNEVHVRVVGSSRSRSTGP